Proteins from one Caulobacter sp. X genomic window:
- a CDS encoding TonB-dependent receptor, whose amino-acid sequence MTSHKLALVGFMGFVAAGAAHAQDAKPAAPASQAKPAAAPAATPQRAPQTAQKPVTPEDLDTEVEAITITASGKPYGAVLGDIPPEETFSAADVRSFGVSSMEDLLTELAPQTTSGLGGDPVTLLNGRRISGPGEIRDIPTEAIQRVEILPEEVALKYGYTADQKVVNIVLRQRFRAQTVDATVGGSTEGGQATEQLNWSQLRLNRDGRTNLAIKIQNADELLESDRDLVSRSNSGLYDFTGNISPASGGSLTALSALAGSPVTVAGVPASAAGAAQPLSAFLPGANRANASDITDDRTLLPRNRQVSINSVTNRYILDNVSATLNLGLTASQSDSLLGPARARLVIPAADPFSPFGQDVALYRYLGDQDALGQTNRNLAGHAGFTLNRDTETLRLSLTGNYDHAVSKTETDRSVDVTGAQARLTALDPTFNPFAPLTGLSVNADRARSTTDSGDLQFVANGALAKLRAGDLSTTLKLGVTGSRLTATSRRSGVESDSELSRGDANAQVSFDLPLASRRKGVRAGIGDLSTNLNLAIRSVSDFGSLTTIGGGVNWSPIKPVSFIVSATRQENAPSISQLGNPLITTPNSQIFDYVRGQSVDVTRISGGNADLRAETRNVLRLGATYKPDQIQGLSLTANYSRVRVDNPVASFPAATAAVEAAFPDRFTRDASGVLTRIDTRPVNFAKRESEQFRWGFNFSRQIGKAPAPQPGDARPRFGAGQAAPSGGDTADRPQTPATETPSDPNAQQQAQAPAVGDTVPRTGFDGGGRGDGARGPGGGFGGGFGGRGGGGGNPRATRLQLALFHTVHLKERVTIADGIPVLDLLNGDVIGSGGGQARNEVEAQAGITRYGLGARVTANWKSGTHVDSGAGGATTDLDFSSLATVNLRLFANLGVRRDLVQKYPLLRGTRLTLAVNNLFDEKQTVRDANGVIPVTYQPDYLDPRGRVVQFSVRKLLF is encoded by the coding sequence TTGACAAGCCACAAGCTGGCCCTGGTCGGGTTCATGGGATTTGTCGCGGCCGGCGCCGCCCACGCCCAGGACGCCAAACCCGCCGCCCCCGCCTCCCAAGCCAAGCCCGCCGCCGCACCGGCAGCGACGCCTCAGCGCGCGCCGCAGACGGCGCAGAAGCCAGTGACGCCCGAAGACCTGGACACCGAGGTCGAGGCCATCACCATCACCGCCAGCGGCAAGCCCTATGGCGCGGTGCTTGGCGACATTCCGCCCGAGGAGACCTTCAGCGCCGCCGACGTGCGCTCGTTCGGCGTCTCGTCGATGGAGGACCTTCTGACCGAGCTGGCGCCCCAGACCACCAGCGGGCTCGGCGGCGATCCGGTGACGCTGCTGAACGGCCGCCGCATCTCGGGCCCGGGCGAAATCCGCGACATCCCGACCGAAGCGATCCAGCGCGTCGAGATCCTGCCCGAGGAGGTGGCCCTCAAGTACGGCTACACCGCCGACCAGAAAGTCGTGAACATCGTGCTGCGCCAGCGCTTCCGGGCCCAGACCGTGGACGCCACGGTCGGCGGCTCTACCGAAGGCGGCCAGGCGACCGAGCAGCTGAACTGGAGCCAGCTGCGCCTGAACCGCGACGGCCGTACCAACCTCGCCATCAAGATCCAGAACGCCGACGAGCTGCTGGAAAGCGACCGCGATCTGGTCAGCCGCAGCAACAGCGGCCTCTACGACTTCACCGGCAATATCTCGCCCGCGTCTGGCGGCTCTCTGACGGCGCTGAGCGCCCTCGCCGGCTCGCCGGTAACCGTCGCGGGCGTCCCCGCCTCGGCCGCCGGCGCCGCTCAGCCCCTGTCCGCCTTCCTGCCGGGCGCGAACCGCGCCAACGCCAGCGACATCACCGATGATCGCACCCTGCTGCCGCGCAATCGGCAGGTATCGATCAACAGCGTCACCAACCGCTACATCCTCGACAACGTCTCGGCGACGCTGAACCTGGGCCTGACGGCGTCGCAGAGCGACTCCCTGCTGGGCCCCGCCCGCGCGCGCCTGGTGATCCCCGCCGCCGATCCCTTCTCGCCCTTCGGCCAGGACGTCGCCCTCTACCGCTATCTCGGCGACCAGGACGCCCTGGGTCAGACCAACCGCAATCTGGCGGGCCACGCCGGCTTCACCCTCAACCGCGACACCGAGACCCTGCGGCTGTCGCTGACCGGCAATTACGACCACGCGGTCAGCAAGACCGAGACCGATCGCAGCGTCGATGTGACCGGCGCGCAGGCGCGTCTGACCGCGCTGGACCCGACGTTCAATCCGTTCGCGCCGCTGACGGGCCTTTCCGTCAACGCTGACCGCGCTCGCTCGACCACCGACAGCGGCGACCTGCAGTTCGTCGCCAACGGCGCCCTGGCGAAACTCCGCGCCGGCGACCTGTCGACGACCCTGAAGCTGGGGGTCACCGGCTCGCGCCTGACGGCCACCTCGCGCCGCTCGGGCGTGGAGAGCGACAGCGAACTGTCGCGCGGCGACGCCAACGCCCAGGTCAGCTTCGACCTGCCGCTGGCCAGCCGCCGCAAGGGCGTGCGGGCCGGGATCGGCGACCTGTCGACCAACCTGAACCTGGCCATCCGCTCGGTTTCGGACTTCGGAAGCCTGACCACGATCGGCGGCGGGGTGAACTGGTCCCCCATCAAGCCGGTCAGCTTCATCGTCTCGGCCACCCGCCAGGAGAACGCCCCCAGCATCAGCCAGCTGGGCAATCCGCTGATCACCACGCCGAACAGCCAGATCTTCGACTATGTGCGCGGCCAGAGCGTCGACGTCACCCGGATCAGCGGCGGCAACGCCGACCTGCGGGCCGAGACCCGAAACGTCCTGCGCCTGGGCGCGACCTACAAGCCCGACCAGATCCAAGGCCTGTCCCTGACCGCCAACTACAGCCGCGTGCGGGTCGACAACCCGGTCGCCAGCTTCCCGGCCGCCACGGCGGCGGTGGAAGCGGCCTTCCCCGACCGCTTCACGCGCGACGCGAGCGGCGTGCTGACGCGCATCGACACCCGGCCCGTCAACTTCGCCAAGCGCGAGAGCGAGCAGTTCCGCTGGGGCTTCAACTTCTCGCGCCAGATCGGCAAGGCGCCAGCGCCTCAGCCGGGCGACGCCCGTCCGCGCTTCGGCGCCGGGCAGGCCGCGCCGTCGGGCGGCGACACGGCGGATCGTCCGCAGACGCCGGCGACCGAGACCCCGTCCGATCCCAACGCCCAGCAGCAGGCCCAGGCCCCAGCGGTTGGCGACACCGTCCCGCGCACGGGCTTCGACGGCGGCGGACGCGGCGACGGCGCGCGCGGCCCTGGCGGCGGGTTCGGCGGCGGCTTCGGCGGTCGGGGGGGCGGCGGCGGCAACCCGCGCGCCACGCGCCTGCAATTGGCGCTGTTCCACACCGTCCACCTGAAGGAGCGCGTGACGATCGCCGACGGGATTCCGGTCCTCGACCTCCTGAACGGCGACGTGATCGGCTCGGGCGGCGGCCAGGCGCGCAACGAGGTCGAGGCCCAGGCGGGGATCACCCGCTATGGCCTGGGCGCGCGCGTGACGGCCAACTGGAAGAGCGGCACGCACGTCGACAGCGGCGCCGGCGGCGCCACGACGGATCTCGACTTCTCCAGCCTGGCGACGGTCAACCTGCGCCTGTTCGCCAATCTCGGCGTCCGGCGGGACCTCGTTCAGAAATATCCGCTCCTGCGTGGGACCCGCCTGACCCTGGCCGTCAACAACCTGTTCGACGAGAAGCAGACCGTCCGCGACGCTAACGGCGTCATCCCCGTGACCTACCAGCCGGACTACCTGGATCCGCGCGGCCGGGTGGTGCAGTTCAGCGTGCGGAAGTTGCTGTTCTAA
- a CDS encoding glycoside hydrolase family 15 protein, producing the protein MDKKTLDLFPIGNCAVSALIDTAGRFVWACAPRVDSDPVFSALLDDADPDGQDAKGLWDVQVDRRAEVRQGYIRNTPILRTEIADLDGARLEIIDFAPRYEQFGRIFRPTAFIRLIRPLVGVARITLRLRPTAGWGAKVAEHTRGSHHIRYLCSDMTMRLTTDAPVSHILEERTFRLEKPIAMFLGADEGFEAPVGPTCERMLRETESYWKHWVRGLAVPLEWQTAVIRAAITLKLCQHEETGAIVAALTTSIPEHADSGRNWDYRYCWLRDAYYVVQALNRLGAVDVLENYLGYLRNIVDRAQGGHIQPLFGVGFEEVLTERVAPDLPGYRGMGPVRVGNQAFEHIQNDVYGQIVLSTVQAFFDERLLRPATIDDFEALEPVGEQAFRLHDQPDASLWEFRGRANVHTYSSAMCWAACDRLGNAAEKLGLTEKAAFWNGRAAHVRKVIEDRAWNAELGRFAATFEGDELDASLLQLVDLRFQKAEDPRNLATLKAVEEGLRRGAYLLRYAIPDDFGSPQTAFNICTFWLIEALHLQGRSEEARALFEDMLSRRTGAGLLSEDIGFADGELWGNYPQTYSLVGLINCAVLLSRPWTSVR; encoded by the coding sequence TTGGACAAGAAGACGCTCGACCTCTTCCCGATCGGCAATTGCGCGGTCAGCGCGCTGATCGACACCGCCGGCCGCTTCGTCTGGGCCTGCGCGCCGCGCGTGGACTCCGATCCGGTGTTCAGCGCCCTGCTCGACGACGCCGATCCCGACGGCCAGGACGCCAAGGGCCTGTGGGACGTGCAGGTCGACCGCCGCGCCGAGGTCCGCCAGGGCTACATCCGCAACACGCCGATCCTGCGCACCGAGATCGCCGACCTGGACGGCGCGCGGCTCGAGATCATCGACTTCGCCCCGCGCTACGAGCAGTTCGGCCGGATCTTCCGCCCCACCGCCTTCATCCGCCTGATCCGGCCGCTGGTCGGGGTGGCGCGCATCACCCTTCGCCTGCGCCCCACGGCGGGCTGGGGCGCCAAGGTCGCCGAACACACGCGCGGCTCGCACCACATCCGCTATCTCTGCTCGGACATGACGATGCGGCTGACCACCGACGCGCCGGTCTCGCACATCCTGGAGGAGCGCACGTTCCGCCTGGAAAAGCCGATCGCCATGTTCCTGGGCGCCGATGAAGGCTTCGAGGCTCCGGTGGGCCCGACCTGCGAGCGGATGCTGCGCGAGACCGAGAGCTATTGGAAGCACTGGGTGCGGGGGCTGGCCGTGCCTCTGGAGTGGCAGACGGCCGTGATCCGCGCGGCCATCACCCTGAAGCTGTGCCAGCACGAGGAGACCGGCGCCATCGTCGCGGCGCTGACGACCTCGATCCCCGAGCACGCCGACAGCGGCCGCAACTGGGACTACCGCTACTGCTGGCTGCGCGACGCCTATTACGTGGTCCAGGCCCTGAACCGGCTGGGCGCGGTGGACGTGCTGGAGAACTATCTCGGCTATCTGCGCAACATCGTCGACCGGGCCCAGGGCGGCCACATCCAGCCCCTGTTCGGCGTCGGCTTCGAGGAGGTGCTGACCGAGCGCGTCGCCCCCGACCTTCCCGGCTATCGCGGCATGGGGCCGGTGCGCGTGGGCAACCAGGCGTTCGAGCACATCCAGAACGACGTCTACGGCCAGATCGTGCTCTCGACGGTGCAGGCCTTCTTCGACGAGCGCCTGCTGCGGCCGGCCACGATCGACGACTTCGAGGCGCTGGAGCCGGTCGGCGAGCAGGCCTTCCGGCTGCACGACCAGCCCGACGCCAGCCTCTGGGAGTTCCGGGGCCGCGCCAACGTCCACACCTATTCCTCGGCCATGTGCTGGGCCGCGTGCGACCGCCTCGGCAACGCCGCCGAGAAGCTGGGCCTGACCGAAAAGGCCGCCTTCTGGAACGGCCGCGCCGCCCATGTGCGCAAGGTCATCGAGGACCGCGCCTGGAACGCGGAGCTGGGCCGCTTCGCCGCCACCTTCGAGGGCGACGAGTTGGACGCCTCCCTGCTGCAACTGGTCGACCTGCGCTTTCAGAAGGCCGAGGACCCGCGCAATCTCGCCACGCTCAAGGCCGTCGAGGAAGGCCTGCGGCGCGGGGCCTACCTGCTGCGCTACGCCATCCCCGACGACTTCGGCTCGCCGCAGACGGCGTTCAACATCTGCACCTTCTGGTTGATCGAGGCGCTGCACCTTCAGGGCCGATCCGAAGAAGCCCGCGCGCTGTTCGAGGACATGCTGAGCCGCCGCACCGGCGCGGGCCTGCTGTCCGAGGACATCGGCTTCGCGGACGGCGAGCTGTGGGGGAACTATCCGCAGACCTATTCGCTGGTCGGGCTGATCAACTGCGCGGTGCTGCTGAGCCGCCCCTGGACCTCCGTCCGTTAG
- a CDS encoding murein L,D-transpeptidase: MKRVLRSCGVLAAALSVLPVSPVLAQSQSPPVAAGRQVQAVPVVPAKPAVDLTTLSLSAAQADALAQALRGADAHGLPPETFAPDAAMALLAGQDPAARAKGQAQLIDLTLAYARAVHVGRLPTSAFMAEWGLRPDAYDPAPDFAAAVQQDRIAAWLASLPPPYTGYQTLMTGLATYRGLAAKGGWSVVPSGPSLTEGMTDPRVKVLRARLSVEDATVARTGSDLYDPALVQAVQRAQKRFGLDPDGVVGPGTLRALNVPIARRIDQIEANMERWRWLPQTLPADRIQVNVAAAVMSVFQQDVPTLTMRAVTGRPGDETPMLSSLIHSIVLNPPWNVPQSIAAKEIWPKEKASPGYLARNDFIVIPTGDGGSRLQQKAGPKAALGQVKFDFDNPYGVYLHDTPSRSKFDSFSRLASHGCVRLQKPIELVKLLMAGDPVWTPEKIDATLASGETVRAKLPQQMAVFLLYWTAYVTPDGQVNFRDDPYGWDKELVQRIAAL, translated from the coding sequence GTGAAGCGAGTCTTGAGATCCTGCGGCGTCCTGGCGGCGGCGCTGAGCGTGTTGCCCGTCTCGCCGGTCTTGGCCCAATCCCAGAGCCCGCCCGTCGCCGCCGGTCGCCAGGTGCAGGCGGTTCCGGTGGTTCCCGCCAAGCCGGCGGTCGACCTGACGACCCTCTCCTTGAGCGCCGCCCAGGCCGACGCCTTGGCCCAGGCTCTGCGCGGCGCGGACGCCCACGGCTTGCCGCCGGAGACGTTCGCGCCGGACGCGGCGATGGCGCTGCTGGCCGGCCAGGACCCGGCCGCCCGCGCCAAGGGCCAGGCGCAGCTGATCGACCTGACCCTGGCCTATGCCCGCGCCGTCCATGTGGGCCGCCTGCCGACCAGCGCCTTCATGGCCGAGTGGGGGCTGCGGCCGGACGCTTACGACCCCGCGCCGGACTTCGCAGCCGCCGTTCAGCAGGATCGGATCGCCGCGTGGCTGGCCAGCCTGCCGCCGCCGTATACGGGCTATCAGACGCTGATGACGGGCCTTGCGACCTATCGCGGTCTCGCGGCCAAGGGCGGTTGGAGCGTGGTGCCGTCAGGCCCCAGCCTGACCGAAGGCATGACCGATCCGCGCGTGAAGGTCCTGCGGGCGCGTCTATCCGTCGAGGACGCCACGGTCGCCCGGACCGGAAGCGACCTCTATGATCCCGCCTTGGTCCAGGCCGTGCAACGCGCTCAAAAGCGTTTCGGCCTCGATCCCGACGGCGTGGTCGGACCGGGCACGCTGCGCGCCTTGAATGTGCCCATCGCGCGCCGCATCGACCAGATCGAGGCCAATATGGAGCGCTGGCGCTGGCTGCCCCAGACCCTGCCGGCCGATCGCATCCAGGTGAACGTCGCCGCCGCGGTCATGTCGGTGTTCCAGCAGGACGTCCCGACCCTGACCATGCGCGCCGTCACCGGCCGCCCGGGCGACGAGACGCCGATGCTGTCGTCGCTGATTCACAGCATCGTCCTGAACCCGCCCTGGAACGTGCCGCAGTCGATCGCCGCCAAGGAGATCTGGCCCAAGGAAAAGGCCAGCCCCGGCTATCTGGCGCGCAACGACTTCATCGTCATCCCGACGGGCGACGGCGGCTCGCGCCTGCAGCAGAAGGCCGGCCCCAAGGCGGCGCTGGGGCAGGTGAAGTTCGACTTCGACAACCCCTACGGCGTCTATCTGCACGACACGCCCAGCCGCTCGAAGTTCGACAGCTTCAGCCGCCTGGCCAGCCACGGCTGCGTGCGCCTGCAAAAGCCGATCGAGCTGGTGAAGCTCCTGATGGCCGGCGACCCGGTCTGGACGCCGGAAAAGATCGACGCGACCCTAGCCTCGGGCGAGACGGTGCGGGCCAAGTTGCCCCAGCAGATGGCGGTCTTCCTGCTGTACTGGACGGCCTATGTGACGCCGGACGGGCAGGTGAATTTCCGCGACGATCCGTATGGCTGGGACAAGGAGCTGGTGCAGCGTATCGCCGCACTCTGA
- a CDS encoding DUF882 domain-containing protein: MHRRKLLQWGLGAFGAGLLPLAAARADDDIIGAILQGKHPTAAPVPAEPVLPPTPAAAPAPIETRWVHLHNVHTGEKLEAVYWENGEYVPDAVQALNKVLRDYRNDQVHPMDPGLYDILGKIQARTEAKSPFQVISGYRSPATNKMLSNRSGEVAKHSLHMEGKAMDIYLEDVALEHVRAAALDLGMGGVGYYPQSRFVHVDVGRVRQWKGA; encoded by the coding sequence ATGCATCGACGTAAGCTGCTCCAGTGGGGGCTGGGCGCTTTCGGGGCCGGACTTCTGCCGCTCGCGGCCGCGCGCGCCGACGACGACATCATCGGCGCGATCCTTCAGGGGAAACATCCGACCGCGGCTCCGGTTCCCGCCGAGCCGGTTCTGCCGCCCACGCCGGCGGCCGCGCCGGCGCCCATCGAGACGCGTTGGGTCCATCTGCATAACGTGCACACTGGCGAGAAGCTGGAAGCGGTCTACTGGGAGAACGGCGAGTACGTCCCCGACGCGGTCCAGGCCCTGAACAAGGTGCTTCGCGACTATCGCAACGACCAGGTCCACCCGATGGACCCCGGCCTCTATGACATTCTGGGCAAGATCCAGGCCCGCACCGAGGCCAAGTCGCCCTTCCAGGTGATCTCCGGCTATCGCTCGCCGGCGACCAACAAGATGCTGTCCAACCGCAGCGGCGAAGTCGCCAAACACAGCCTCCACATGGAGGGCAAGGCGATGGACATCTATCTGGAGGACGTCGCCCTCGAACACGTAAGAGCCGCCGCCCTGGATCTCGGCATGGGCGGCGTGGGTTATTATCCGCAGAGCCGGTTCGTCCACGTGGACGTGGGCCGGGTGCGCCAATGGAAGGGCGCGTGA
- a CDS encoding GFA family protein translates to MTIKGSCVCGGVRFELFEPPAMMGTCHCSRCRKAGSSTYAYVRAEAFHWLAGRNLLIRYQPKPPMRFNRVFCRRCGTSIGDPYAGRILAISANCLDDDIEARVKFHEYAPDKPSWYEICDDARPYGRETGGG, encoded by the coding sequence TTGACCATCAAGGGAAGCTGCGTGTGCGGGGGCGTGCGGTTCGAGTTGTTCGAGCCGCCCGCGATGATGGGGACGTGCCATTGCTCCCGCTGCCGAAAGGCTGGGTCCAGCACCTATGCCTATGTTCGGGCGGAGGCTTTCCATTGGCTGGCGGGTCGAAATCTGCTGATCCGCTATCAGCCGAAACCGCCGATGCGGTTCAATCGCGTCTTCTGTCGTCGCTGCGGCACGTCGATCGGCGACCCCTATGCGGGCCGCATCTTGGCGATCTCGGCCAACTGCCTGGACGACGACATCGAGGCGCGGGTGAAGTTTCATGAATACGCGCCGGACAAGCCCTCCTGGTACGAGATCTGCGACGACGCTCGTCCGTATGGGCGCGAAACCGGCGGAGGATAG
- a CDS encoding substrate-binding domain-containing protein — protein sequence MNKLLGAVATIALLAVADQAHAARDYVWAAGSSTVFPFSTRVAENFSKKTGKKSPKVESLGTGGGIKMFCGGTGEKFPDIANASRPMKKSEFQACQKAGVKDIVEIKIGFDGIVVATDKQGPDFNFKLEQLYLGLADQTLRGGQLVKQPYKNWNEVGPGLPKARILVYGPPPTSGTRDAFVELAMEGGAAKLPTLAKMKGEDEKKFKATVSPMRTDGGWVDAGENDNAIVGTIEKTPNALGVFGFSFLEENASRIKGAAVNGVKPTPATIASGQYPLSRSLFIYVKKSQVGVTPGLKEFVTEFVSDAATGRGGYLQGRGLIPLPPAQHAAMKSKAGALPAMPAPKE from the coding sequence ATGAACAAGCTTCTTGGCGCGGTCGCGACCATCGCCCTGCTCGCCGTCGCCGATCAGGCCCACGCGGCCCGCGACTATGTCTGGGCCGCCGGCTCCTCGACGGTGTTCCCCTTCTCCACCCGCGTGGCCGAGAACTTCTCGAAGAAGACCGGCAAGAAGTCGCCCAAGGTCGAGAGCCTGGGCACCGGCGGCGGCATCAAGATGTTCTGCGGCGGTACGGGCGAGAAGTTCCCCGACATCGCCAACGCCTCGCGCCCGATGAAGAAGTCCGAGTTCCAGGCCTGCCAGAAGGCCGGCGTGAAGGACATCGTCGAGATCAAGATCGGCTTCGACGGCATCGTCGTGGCGACCGACAAGCAAGGCCCGGACTTCAACTTCAAGCTCGAGCAGCTGTATCTGGGCCTGGCCGACCAGACCCTGCGCGGCGGCCAGCTGGTCAAGCAGCCCTACAAGAACTGGAACGAAGTCGGTCCTGGCCTGCCCAAGGCGCGCATCCTGGTCTACGGGCCGCCGCCGACCTCGGGCACCCGTGACGCCTTCGTCGAGCTGGCCATGGAAGGCGGCGCGGCCAAGCTGCCGACCCTGGCCAAGATGAAGGGCGAGGACGAGAAGAAGTTCAAGGCCACTGTCTCGCCGATGCGCACCGACGGCGGCTGGGTGGACGCCGGCGAGAACGACAACGCCATCGTCGGCACGATCGAGAAGACCCCGAACGCCCTGGGCGTGTTCGGCTTCTCGTTCCTGGAAGAGAACGCCTCGCGCATCAAGGGCGCGGCGGTCAACGGCGTGAAGCCGACCCCGGCCACGATCGCCAGCGGCCAGTATCCGCTGTCGCGCTCGCTGTTCATCTACGTGAAGAAGTCGCAGGTCGGCGTCACGCCGGGCCTGAAGGAGTTCGTCACCGAGTTTGTGTCGGACGCCGCCACTGGTCGCGGCGGCTACCTGCAGGGCCGCGGTCTGATCCCGCTGCCCCCGGCGCAACACGCGGCGATGAAGAGCAAGGCCGGCGCCCTGCCCGCCATGCCCGCGCCGAAGGAATAA
- the cobO gene encoding cob(I)yrinic acid a,c-diamide adenosyltransferase: protein MSEETHHEAAQEAEKNARHNARMKAIQAARAKMMAEKNIEKGLLIVHTGAGKGKTTAALGMAIRAIGHGHRVSIIQFIKGAMTTGEKVVFDAFPDQVEFRPMGEGFTWDTQDRARDIAVARAAWEVIKARILDPDDWDMVIADELNIILRYDYLPLAEVLEVVAARPEGKHVVITGRNAPDELIEVADLVTEMAQVKHPFRAGVKAQAGIEF from the coding sequence ATGAGCGAAGAAACGCACCACGAGGCGGCCCAAGAGGCTGAAAAGAACGCGCGCCATAACGCCAGGATGAAGGCGATCCAGGCGGCTCGCGCCAAGATGATGGCCGAGAAGAACATCGAGAAGGGCCTGCTGATCGTCCACACGGGGGCGGGCAAGGGCAAGACGACGGCGGCGCTGGGCATGGCCATCCGCGCCATCGGCCACGGCCACCGGGTCAGCATCATCCAGTTCATCAAGGGCGCGATGACAACCGGCGAGAAGGTGGTATTCGACGCGTTTCCCGACCAGGTCGAGTTCCGGCCGATGGGCGAGGGCTTCACCTGGGACACTCAGGATCGCGCCCGCGACATCGCCGTGGCCCGCGCGGCCTGGGAGGTGATCAAGGCGCGCATCCTCGATCCCGACGACTGGGACATGGTCATCGCCGACGAGCTGAACATCATCCTGCGCTACGACTATCTGCCGCTGGCCGAGGTGCTGGAGGTCGTGGCCGCGCGGCCCGAGGGCAAGCACGTGGTGATCACCGGCCGCAACGCGCCCGACGAACTGATCGAGGTCGCCGACCTCGTCACCGAGATGGCCCAGGTCAAGCACCCGTTCCGCGCCGGCGTGAAGGCCCAGGCGGGGATCGAGTTTTGA
- a CDS encoding DUF1636 domain-containing protein has protein sequence MSVLREADDGPAVVVCDTCRFSAEERDGPDGVRGGALLAAALREAADGTGVAVQTMPCLFNCGQHCSVHLRAPGKIGYVLGRFEPTAQAARAILDYALAYAASEEGVVPYRQWPEGVKGHFIVRVPPAGKLVAD, from the coding sequence TTGAGTGTCCTGCGCGAGGCCGACGACGGTCCGGCGGTGGTGGTCTGCGACACCTGCCGCTTCTCGGCGGAGGAGCGCGACGGTCCGGACGGCGTGCGGGGCGGCGCGCTGCTGGCGGCGGCGTTGCGCGAGGCGGCCGACGGGACGGGCGTGGCGGTCCAGACCATGCCGTGCCTGTTCAACTGCGGCCAGCACTGCTCGGTCCACCTGCGCGCGCCGGGCAAGATCGGCTACGTCCTGGGCCGCTTCGAGCCGACCGCGCAGGCGGCGCGGGCGATCCTGGACTACGCCCTGGCCTATGCCGCGAGCGAGGAGGGCGTCGTGCCCTACCGCCAGTGGCCCGAGGGCGTGAAGGGCCACTTCATCGTCCGCGTGCCGCCGGCCGGCAAGCTGGTGGCGGACTAG
- a CDS encoding DUF2799 domain-containing protein: MRVPGKRSVVIGAFVVLAGLTVAACATLSKEQCLQGDWRAIGYIDGADGRSMSRIEDHAKACEKTGVAPDMSLYIQGRDQGLMRYCTEMNGFRVGRQGHSYAGVCPPPVEPEFLGGYADGERVHAAESRLSSARSDLSSADARADRRAREADGVEDELRNPKLTDEQIRELRDRLHRLRRERREAIEDGRRAADAIRDAEREVDDLRARFAPHYGGW, encoded by the coding sequence ATGCGTGTTCCTGGTAAGCGGTCCGTGGTCATCGGAGCCTTCGTCGTCCTCGCCGGCCTGACGGTCGCCGCCTGCGCCACGCTCAGCAAGGAGCAGTGCCTGCAAGGCGACTGGCGGGCCATCGGCTATATCGACGGCGCCGACGGTCGGTCGATGAGCCGGATCGAAGACCACGCCAAGGCCTGCGAGAAGACCGGCGTCGCCCCCGACATGAGCCTCTACATCCAGGGCCGCGACCAGGGCCTGATGCGCTACTGCACCGAAATGAACGGCTTCCGCGTTGGACGCCAAGGCCATTCCTACGCCGGGGTTTGCCCGCCGCCCGTCGAGCCGGAGTTCCTGGGCGGCTATGCGGACGGCGAGCGGGTCCACGCCGCCGAGAGCCGCCTTTCCAGCGCCCGCTCCGACCTCAGCAGCGCCGACGCCCGGGCCGACCGGCGCGCGCGAGAAGCCGACGGCGTCGAGGACGAGCTGCGCAATCCCAAGCTGACCGACGAGCAGATCCGCGAGCTGCGCGACCGTCTGCATCGCCTGCGCCGCGAGCGCCGCGAGGCGATCGAGGACGGCCGCCGGGCGGCGGACGCGATCCGCGACGCCGAGCGCGAGGTCGACGACCTGAGGGCCCGCTTCGCGCCGCACTACGGCGGGTGGTGA